The Oncorhynchus nerka isolate Pitt River linkage group LG3, Oner_Uvic_2.0, whole genome shotgun sequence genome includes the window atataaataaaattaatcactaacctttgatgatcttcatcagatgacactcataggacatcatgttacacaatacatgtatgttttgttcgataatgtgcatatttacatccaaaaatctcagtttacattggcgcgttacttgcagtaatgttttgattccaaaacatccggtgattttgcagaaatactcataataaacattcataaaagatactagtgttattcacagaattaaagatagacttctccttaatgcaaccgctgtgtcagatttcaaaaaaactttaaggaaaaagcataatcttGGAACGGCACTCAgagccattttggaatcaacacaGTTAGAAacaacactataaatattcacttacctttgatgatcttcatcagaaggcactcccaggaatcccagttcgacagtAAATGACTGatgtgttccataaagttccatcatttatgtccaaatagccacttgttgttagtgtgttcagcccagtaatccattttcatgaggcgcgagcatttcatccagacaaaaactcgaaaagttccgtcctttagaaacatgtcaaacgatgtatggaatcaatcattaggatgttttaaatataaaacatcaataatgttccaatcggagaattcctttgtcttcagaaatcaCTGGAACccgaggtaactctgtcgggagcacgcgtcatgagaccaaggctctcagctaaaccactgactcaaagagatttcatgagcccctcctttatagtagaatcctcattcaagtttcaaaagacggttgacatctagtggaagccctaggaagtgcaacctcatccatatctcaatgtttattcggtaggccaagctttgaaaaactacaaacctcagatgtcccacttccttgttggattttcctcaggtttttgcctgccatatgagttctgttatactcacaggcatcattcaagcagttttagaaactgcagtgttttctatccaatactactaataatatgcatatattagcatctgggacagagtaggaggcatgCTATTCAtctaaaagtgaaaatgctgcccactAACCCAAAAAggttaaatcaaattttatttgccacagtgaagtgcttacaagcccctaaaccaggggtccccaaactttttcctgtgagggccacataacttttcccttctctgatggggggccggtgtcagtttgtaacagaaaaagtgtgacgatcgtaggggagcttaaaaaatgtattgttttccagaaagccacacataaccaaataaccctttccaggttctttacagaaaaaaagtcaggaaacaaataataacactattaatgaaataaataataactaaataaccctctctgagttcttcacagaaaaaacaggaaataaataataactaaataactctctctgggttcttcatagaaaaaaaagccatggaacattaactttctgtcgtgccatgcacaatcttaacagataaaagttcagctcagttgtcagagcagaatctctctgacacatatgagcagtctcttaaagttcttgtgttccttccttataatccttttgtaggttccagtaggcttgtagacaccgctgtttgcagctctctctcatcaacttccctgtgaaaaccacaaaagaagcaggttgagaaactgaactaagtgatacagcacctacacagcacaatacatttcactaccagtatggttgtaaagatggattttatcccagtagattttattatgattatatttgtttatgctcagaatgactcattcaagtcagaaaagtgagcttacctatgtatgttcatcagtgtgaactgtgggcctgcatctggctggtgagaagttgaatatcaggttccattctagttacagccagtctcaagcactgatgcaaatgttcatctgtcaatcttgatctcgcagtttcatgcgagaaaaggttttctcgcagatatacgtgctgccaaaaactgtggacattttcattgcgtgttttttgatgtttggatatgtgtcgtttgggagggcggcatagaagtcaatgagactgttgggcttgaatgcgtctttcagaacatcacagttctgtaactcagccaactcaaactgatatgaaggctgggcttcatcaatgtcggcaacaaaggggttctgaaaaagacggatttcttttgcatgaacatgtagttcactgaatcgcacaccgaactccgccttcagcatttccagtgcttccacgcacttttcagctgggaacgggaccgctgggttctctgtcgacaggttttgggtagcaggaagatggacgaagttgcgctttttcacttgttccaaaagcagcgctaatttcacctcaaatgcttttatgtgtgaatacatgtcgcaaatgagtttcccctcgccttgtagctgcaagttaaggctgttaacctcttcagtcgaccctctacttttttgaacattttgttaaaaatcgcgcaacatttcagcgccctgctactcatgccaggaatatagtacgttcatatggttagaatgtgtggataggaaaccctcggacgtttttaaaactggttaaatcacgactgtggctattacataacgtgcgttacatcggaaagcgcaggaaaacctgatcacagaaaatggaaataaatatccttgcgccacttccagcaattgttaacagtgagccgaattagataagaccgagcattcaactcccacagcatccccatgttgtctagagtcttgtgaattgaatcatctttgattcttggttgaaccgaaagaggggcacgacttacctccggtctccgcccagatcattctggaagagctctctcctgaaatttttccaagacgacagctaatgatatttacatcgcctacggatgatttttatcgcttattaacgtttactaatacctaaagtagcattacaaacgtatttcgaagtgttttgtgaaagtttatcgtctactttttgaatttaaaaaatgacgttacgttgtgaaatcgctgtttttttcgtttatcacacagtctacatataacgatatcttggctttatatggcccgatttaatcgaaataaagacccaatagtgtttatgggacatctaggagtgccaacaaagaagatggtgaaaggtaatgactgttttctattttattgtgcggtttgtgtaacgccgaaatgctaattattttgtttacgtcccctgctgtgcttttctgttgtagtgtattggtgcatgctatcagataatagcttctcatgctgtcgccgaaaagcattttaaaaatctgacttgttgcctggattcacaacgagtgtagctttaatttgataccctgcatgtgtattttaatgaacttttgagttttaactaatactattagcatttagcgtagcgcatttgcatttccagagctctagttaagtagaggcaagaggttaagtatttctgtcacgtctgttaaaaatgcgaggtgccatttccattctgggtcgatcagctcttgggaccgttttgtcttttaaatgaagaaatgcgttaatttcgggtagcagctcgtaaaaacgcctcaaaactctgccccggctcagccatcggacctctgtgtagtacagcacatctccgtgcgtagactccagttcagacaggaattcttggaactgcctgtgtttaagtccctttgctctgatgaagtttatgcacgacaccacaaccttcatgacagaatcccacttcaacactttgcagcacagtgcttgctggtgaattaggcagtggactcgtagcggggcggtgagaccccttttttccaactcccggttcatgcgtcctattagaccgcgagtttcgcccaccatgctaggagccccgtcagtcgtgatgctagctagctttgaccagtccaggtccaacttctccatggtttggcacactttgtcaaaaatatcctctcccgttttagcccctttgagactttggagggctgccagctcctcgcatatctcaaagtttgcgctaactccacgaataaaaatgagcagttgcgctgtgtcttgcacgtccgtgctctcatccagtgctaatgaaaaaaagtcaaattctttcgtcttctgctgcagctgggcatatacattactcccgatttcttcaacgcgtctggtgattgtactcgccgacagacttacggcattaaatgcatctttcttctcgggacacacctcctccgcgacagcatccatacatttcttaacaaactctccgtcagtgaaaggcttaccacttcttgctatcagtttagcaacccgaaagctggcccgaacggatgcctggttcagctgagcttggcgtacaaatgtattctgctgagatagtagtccactttttagctttgagagtttgtctgctcgtatttggccttgcaagctatcgtacttgtctttgtgacgggattcatagtgtcggcgaagattgtattctttgaataccgccaccgtctcttgacagatgagacaaacagccttttctttgcattgaacaaaaaaaaaaatgtttgtccactgcaggttaaataccctgcattctgaatcaatttttctcttacctaaccttttcgccattattccgttctctctttgacagggccgggcctaggattttttttctggaggccaaataggaaaaaaattcgatagcgtctctggtattgttcagagggccgggccaaatgtgctgacgggccgtatccggcccgcgggccgtagtttggtgaccactgccctaaaccaacaatgcagtttaaaaaaagaaaaaaaaaagaagaaaaaaaagaaataagagtaacaaataattaaagagcagcagtaaaataacaatagtgaggctatacacagggggtaccagtacagagtcaatgtgggaggcaccggttagtcgaggtaatataaacagttgatgtcggaagtttacatacacctaggttggagtcattaaaacttgtttttcaaccactccacaaatttcttgttaacaaactatagttttggcaagtcggttaggacatctactttgtgcatgacacaagtcatttttccaacaattgtttacagacagtttatttaacgtataattcactgtatcacaattccactgggtcagacgtttacatacactaagttgactgtgcctttaaagagcttgtacttttccagaaaattatgtcatggctttataagcttctgataggctaattgacttgTCCAtaaacctaaaaaaaaaaatgaaaaaggtcaaataaatagaTGCATACTGATAATGAGTACCATTATGTGTATATGCATGCTAAACTGAATACATCTTCTCGGGAATGTCTGGATTTGGATCATTTAAGCTAAATGATTGCACTTTGTAATGTTCGGTAAGTTTTTAATGTTACCATTAATGTATGCTCCCAAGTATCAATCAAGCAAGTGAAAGGAAATGGCAATTCCAGATGGGCATCCACTCCCTCCGCCACATTTTACCATGTATTAATCCACGCTGGCCACTCAACCAGTGACGCAACCATATTCTGATATATACACAAGCAAAATAACATGGATATGGCGTTATTCAAGCAAAATAGGATTCAGTTTCCACTGGCAACATGGGTGGGAGAACAAACCAGCCTTTGTCAAAGCTTTAGTATCACACCAGAGAGAGGCCATTGTGCTTCAGAAAGGCCTTATGGTTCATGTCCTCAGATTGTAATGGATCTTACAAACCCAGTTTAAGAAGTGGCACTCACTCAACAGACACTATGTTTTTCCACAGGCTAATTCCTGGAACTGGTCTGGGTTGTCAGTATGTCATCAAGATAATCATAGCTACATTACCCTCTTAAAAGGGTGGACAGCTGCATTTTTGTTGTTATCTAGAGCAACTTACAGTCCCCACAGTTTCTATGGTGTAGAAATCCTATCCCTTTATGGGTAGTTAAACAGATGACAGGATCCATAAACTAGGAGATGGAGCTATTTTGGTATTTAAAATTTAACCTAACAATAACAAAATAGCTCAATCTCCTAGTTTATGGATCCTGTCATCTGTTGTACATGCATCTTTAACTACCTAACAATACCAAAATAGCTCAACTATTCTCAGACTAAAAAACTCAGACACTAtgaaagcttaaccaagtttattcttcccagaggatcaatacagctgcattagacaaaaACATTTTCACACAAGCGCTGATATTTACACAAGCACTCCTACACATCTGTACAAACATCGTTCTTTACTGCTAGGCAGGAGACTAGTGATACGGGCCATAAACTTTTATTTCTCCCTTaatgtgacctgacctgacctcaacccccctccatcactaatccatggctctctccccttatcaatgCCTGCAACATGTAAATCGCTTCCCTGAACTCAACACATTCCAAGCTTAATTGCACACACTATATACGTTCCTCCTATATCCATTCCCTTCTGGTGTACACTCTCTAAACCTCAGCACTCCCccagtgacatgaataagtatatttcatattCTCAGAACCCAACAGTATCAAGGCCTTTCTTTCCCATTTACACAGGCTATGCTTATAATACACATATTTCAGAATTTTAAAAACACGACGATAGGGATTTTtaaaatttgatttatttaaatCGCATGAAGATGAATGTCTCGGTCCCTGAAAAGAGATTTGGAGTAATCTAGGCAACACAAacccctaaaaaaaaaaaaacacagctcTCACTTTACAGAGGCGTTTTTGTAAATTGCTCAGATCATTTTAGGCACTTGGAATCACAATAATCCCTTCTGTTCTGAACAAAATACATATTTGGTCCTGTAACTGTTGTTTAAAAAATAAGTCAACTGAAGCAGCAGTCTGAAAATAAAGCTTCATAGTTTGTTTCttccaaaataaatgtttttattttcttatttaaaaaaaatctaagatTTTGTTCTCACTTAAGGAACTACTTCAACATTCTTGCTACATGTGAAAAGGACCGTCAGCTTAACAAACGTTGTGTGAGGAGAAATACAATTGTTGAGAGAAGATTGGCTAAAATCATACAGCAGTAAAGGATCGTTTCAGTCAAGTCACATTTCCATTTGcttagtttatttatttatttttaaagacAAAGAGCAATGCTGCCATTCCGCAGCTCCAACCCAATGGAGAGAAACATTGGATGCCACATCCACCTCTGCCCTGCACATGCTTGTTAGCTCAGTTACAGTGCAGCCAAGTATGGTGAGAGTTACTGTAGTGAACTAGCGGTGGCTGTGGCTGCACATGTGCTATGTAGTAATTGCTGAAGTTGATGTCACGCACGTAGGGTGCGGGCTGGTAGAAGCAGGTGACGTTGGTCACCGTGGGGATGGCGTTCTGCTCAGCCAGCACCTGTAGCGCCAACATAGAGATGAGGCTGAGCGTCTGGCGCCGCTCATGGCCCATCAGACACACAGTGCTTTCATTCACCACCTGGTGCAGAGTCATCAGGCACTCATAGCGCTTGTGCTCCATGCCGGCAAAGTGGTTCTGCAGGTAGGCCTCCAACTTACGCTGCTGCTCGCAGATGTCAGAGAAGTCGATGAAGAAGCGCGAGCACATGTAGCGCTGCAGAGCCTTCATCTCTGTTTCACAGATGGGCCTGAACCCCTGTGCCAGCAAGTGGCAGTACTTAAGTAGCCCCCCGCCTCGGATCTCCTCGGGGCTGCGCGTGGCAATGATCCGCTGACACAGATGACCCATGGCACCCTCAAAGTCCCCATACACACTCTCCCCAATCACGGTGGGGTGGAAGCTCTCGGACATGGCCGTCTCTGAGCAGTGGTCAAACAGCAGCAGCGAGTCCAAGCCAATCTGGAAGGAGTCCACGCTGAATTCAAACTGCCGCCTGAGAGAGTCCACGAACTTGAGCTCCACATTCTTGCCCGTGTTGTTGGACAGTGAGATGAGGCTCCAGCGGTCTGTGTCGTTGCATACTTTCACCAGTTTCTGCACGTAGGCCTCTTTAAGGGTCAGCGGCGAGATGCGCTCCTTTCTGACCCCCGCTGGTAGGAAGTCCAATAGGCAGTCCATTACCACGTCCTTGACTAGCCGGAAAGCCTGGTCGTCCTTCAGAGACACACCGAAGATCAGGTCCAGGTCCTTGTAGCCCATGCCAGTGTCCTGGTAGAGCACGTGGCTGGCTGCAGAGCCGTTCAGCCGCACGTCTCGTACTGACACGCCCCTCTCCTCCAGCCGCGCCCGCACCACCTGGGTAAAGGAGACAGAGTATGTATAAGACATACGCTCAAACGCTTTTCATTTTTATGTTTaattacaaaaaaatacatttctgaAGTAATATAAATGTAATTGGTTATGTCCAAAGGCACTCCTTGCCCATACAGGACAGACATGCCTTTCCCTTGTGGAACATTTGCTGACTTTGGTGCCAGACCACCTGCCTCCTCCTTGCCAACATTATTCAaccaaagaacacacacacacacacacacacacacacacacacaaacctgcaAAGACTCAAGTAAACATCTTGAGACATTTCTCAATAAGTTCCAACATGGGCCTCTGGAAAAGTCAATAGGCTGTGTAAGCACTAGGCAGAGATCAATACACTGCTCACGAAAGTACATTTAATCATCACCGCCATCAGTTTGAATGGAAACTAACAGGCCCAGAAGGATAGCAGAAGAGTTAGGACTACTCACTGAGGATCTGACTCACTGTCTGGGTCATGCCTGTTTCACAAGGGCCATGTTCAGTAGGAACAAAATTAAATAAGAAAAACGAATTTTCGGTTTCCATTGCAAAACTTTTTCAAACGCTTTCTGTTGCATGctttaatgaacacaacccagacgGTAGCAGTTAGTGCTATAGGATTTATACCCCTGCACTGCGATTCACACCGGTAGTAAGCGCTTGCCTTAGCATAGGCCCTAGTGGAGCAGACAATGAGAAAATCTTGCTCCAATCTCCACAACCGTTGGGTCAAAGGTTTCACTTTCAGAGGCCCGGTGATCTGCAGGACCAGTTCAGCAAAGAGGCTGCCACAATCATCTGTGAAGAGGATGTCCCAAGTCTGACATCCCTGGGTCTGTGCTCCATAGTTAGATAGTGGTAGGAATGGCACGCTAACAGACACTGGCAGTCACACTGAGAAAGTGTGTCTAGAAGACCTCAGGAAATACAAAGATGTGGCACTAACAGCACACTAAAGCTAAACTCAATCCACTTGGTGGGTTGGCACCATTAAAATGCACAGTTCGTGCATGTAAAGGAAACATGAAATTTACTCTTAAAATCCAAAGAGCTCTTTCGGTTAAGAGTCAGTTTAACTTGCATTTGAAAGTGATCACAGCTTTCAGTCAGAATCCTCAACACTCTCAAAAAGGCTTTAGCACAGGCAGATATGTAAGCTAGATGCTAGGAAATGTGTAGCCTACATTTCACCAATTTAAAAAATTGATGGTAGAACATGGTAGGCTGTACTGCCATGTTCtaccatacattttttaaacttattttgcaTGTAACAATATGCAGTAAAATACAATGGAATACAGAGAAACTTTTAATTTAAGAATTAATCATTTTAGCTAATGTTTATAAAAAGCCCACACACTGATaggtacacagcccatctgtaaatagcccatccaatctacctacctcatccccaatgTTTTCTaatttacttttttgctcttttgcacaacaGTATTTCTAATTGcatatcatcatctgcacatctatcactccagtgttagtttactaaattgtaattacttcgccactatggcctatttattgccttacctcatcACGCCGTttgaacacactgtatatagactttttttctattgtgtttttgactgtatgcttgtttattccatgcgtaactctgtgttgatgtttgtgtcacactgctttgctttatcttggccaggtcacagttgtaaatgagaggaAAAAAACTACTTAAATATCAAAGAGCAAACAATCTTAAATAAAACTGGAAACTGGACTAACCTATTGTACAGATCCTACACATATTATATCTCAAGTACTTGCATCACACTTTAGCAAAACACCTCTCCAACTCttacctccctacctcctcccattGCAGCCTTCAAATCTCCTCGTCCAGACAGATTAATGTCAGTCTGACAGTAATTAACACTCATCATGTCCATCAGATCATAAGCTGCCTCTATTTATACATAAGGGGTTAGGCTGCAGACAGACAAAGGCCTGCAGTTTCATTCAACAGTGCACCCCTAAGCGCATAGACATACATCATGGGCCCTACAGCAAAGACAGACATGGGCTCCatgattggtatgtatataattAAAGCTAATTGAATGGTGTGGGTCACCTAAATGCCAAATGATACTAAATTCTTAGTAACTTTTTGATCAGTAGCCTTATATTGCTTTCTGCAACAAAGTAGCAGTGTCCAGTCAGATTACAGTTATCAATTGGACAGGGACTACAGATGCTGTGAAACGAGACAAAGCTAAACTCAACACTTAATAATGCATTCAGAAATGTTTCATACCCCTAGATTTTGTCGggttacagcttgaattcaaaTGAATTAATATAATCTTTTTCTCACCCATTTATTGAAAATGTAATACAGAAAGCAAATGTACATACAGTTGTTAgtgtaatttaattatgccaatgtgcATTCAATAATTGaaaacccttaatctattttatgagaatttgtaagattcttgtttgcataaaatagatggAGACCAGTTttttcaataataggtaacagaatttattctcggagcgcgctgccactttaccacgagcaacagtttatatacaaatcatgacgtcatttcatttctttaacagaatcccctcctctcgaccgggacaaagtgaggtgaaaagttcattctaacttactaacacactcccaggtaacttttgacccctcaacattatcgatcaacactgagctgacagttctaattaacagcaaacttaggaatgcactcactgtcttatctaaaaaccccagagctcAGTTCCGTAGGTTCAACCATAGGCTAACGAccttatgtgtttacacagtccacaacccattcgtttcttcctagttggaatggtgttcattaactttaattactccttgtccgtgtctcacaatcccttcttatgaactcatattgttaatcagatataataaaacagagtataagtttgaCTTAtttacagttccatttaaaattatttgttcagtcatttaatcataaCTTTCCCAACAACAGTACCAGTAAAAAATTtggcacctactcattccagggtttttctttattttttactattttctacattgtagaataatagtgaagtcatcaaatctatgaaataacacatatggaatcatgtaataactaaAACTTGTAGTAACCCAAaattgttggcatttacgtataaCTTTTTTGGTCAGAGTGCATGTGTGTTTCAACTATTTAAGtctactagaatgcttaaaaggccgctaaaATGTTAAAATATCTCTATACTTTTTTGGCAAGGAGGATATCGGTAtcagccaaaaatgtcatatcggtgcatccctaGTCACAAACTTGAAACATGACATTTGAATACATTCAATAAGATTTG containing:
- the tent5ba gene encoding terminal nucleotidyltransferase 5ba, producing the protein MSSDTSDQSRRFCVLSWDQVRRLNSILREAIPIHGRGNFPTLSLQPRQIVQVVRARLEERGVSVRDVRLNGSAASHVLYQDTGMGYKDLDLIFGVSLKDDQAFRLVKDVVMDCLLDFLPAGVRKERISPLTLKEAYVQKLVKVCNDTDRWSLISLSNNTGKNVELKFVDSLRRQFEFSVDSFQIGLDSLLLFDHCSETAMSESFHPTVIGESVYGDFEGAMGHLCQRIIATRSPEEIRGGGLLKYCHLLAQGFRPICETEMKALQRYMCSRFFIDFSDICEQQRKLEAYLQNHFAGMEHKRYECLMTLHQVVNESTVCLMGHERRQTLSLISMLALQVLAEQNAIPTVTNVTCFYQPAPYVRDINFSNYYIAHVQPQPPLVHYSNSHHTWLHCN